The following DNA comes from Mycobacterium sp. MS1601.
TGTTTCTCGTCCGGCACGATGTCGTACAGCAGATGTGAATACACCGGCGCGCACACCTGATCGGCGCCGGACTTCACCGTGGTGACAAACCGCATCAAGGCGCGACGGTCATAGCTCTCCGGAAAACCTTTGCGATGCATCAGGTTCCGCCGGGTCAGCTCGTGGTTGGGGTACAGAAATCCGTCAGTGGTCACCAGATCGACGCGCGGATGGTGACCCCACCGGGCCAGCAGTGCCTGCAGCACACGGGCGGTGGTCGACTTGCCGACTGCCACGCTGCCCGCCACGCCGATGATGAAAGGCACCGGCCGGTCCGGGTTCTGCTGCGGCTCCCCGAGGAACTCCGCCGTAGCCGCGAACAACCGCTGCCGAGCGGCAACCTGCAGATGGATCAACCGGGCCAGCGGCAGATAAACCTCTTCGACCTCCAGCAGGTCCAACTGCTCACCGAGGCCACGCAGGCCCACCACTTCTTCCTCGGTGAGCTTCAGCGGAGTGGACATACGCAACGCCCGCCATTGACTCCGGTCGAACTCCACGTAGGGGCTCGGCTCGCTCAGGCGCGCCATGCGTAGTTCATACCGCATTACCGCGAGCGCACGAACGTTAGGTGGCCGCTACCGTGTCGAACATGGACTCCGACACCCTGATCCGTGAGTACCTGCTGCTGGGTCTGCGATTCGACCGCATCGAGGAGGGTTACGTCGACTCCTTCACCGGCGACCAGGCGCTGCGTCAGGCCGTGGCACGTGAGCCGGCCCCCGATCCGGCCGACCTCAGCCGCCAGGCGCGCCATCTTCTCGGCGCACTCGGCGAGACCACGTTGGAACGTCCCCGCGTCGATTATCTGGCCGCCCACCTGCGGGCCCTGGACTGTGCGGGACGGAAGTTCGCCGGGGAGGCAGTGGGTTTCGTCGACGAGGTGCGTGACTATTTCGACGTCTCCATCAGCAAAGGCGACCCCGACCGCTACCGCGAGGCGCACGCCAAGCTCGACGCCGCCCTGGGCGGCAGCGGCTCACTGCTGGAGCGCATGCAGGCCTACCGCGCCAAGGAGGAGATCCCGCCGGAGCGTCTCGGCGAATGCATCGAAGCCTTCTCCAGCGCGCTGCGCGACCGGGTGCGCGCCGAGTTCCCGCTGGATGCCCGCGAGACCATCAACTACGAGATCGTCACGGACAAACCGTGGTCCGGGTTCAACTACTACGAGGGCGACTACCGCTCCACTGTCGCGGTCAACGCCGACCTCAA
Coding sequences within:
- a CDS encoding DUF885 domain-containing protein, translated to MDSDTLIREYLLLGLRFDRIEEGYVDSFTGDQALRQAVAREPAPDPADLSRQARHLLGALGETTLERPRVDYLAAHLRALDCAGRKFAGEAVGFVDEVRDYFDVSISKGDPDRYREAHAKLDAALGGSGSLLERMQAYRAKEEIPPERLGECIEAFSSALRDRVRAEFPLDARETINYEIVTDKPWSGFNYYEGDYRSTVAVNADLKQQMSNLPRLVAHESYPGHHTEHCRKEAGLVEKQGQLEQTIFLVNTPQCLMAEGLADLALYAAVGPGWGAWATEIYADLGLTFDGERAEAISEASAQLADVRQDAALMLHDEHRDADDVAAFLQRWLLVNDARARQALRFLSSPLWRAYTSTYIEGYRLLRGWLDARPAEVSLSAQFTRLLDEPLIPSSLRAA
- the coaA gene encoding type I pantothenate kinase gives rise to the protein MARLSEPSPYVEFDRSQWRALRMSTPLKLTEEEVVGLRGLGEQLDLLEVEEVYLPLARLIHLQVAARQRLFAATAEFLGEPQQNPDRPVPFIIGVAGSVAVGKSTTARVLQALLARWGHHPRVDLVTTDGFLYPNHELTRRNLMHRKGFPESYDRRALMRFVTTVKSGADQVCAPVYSHLLYDIVPDEKHVIRHPDILILEGLNVLQTGPTLMVSDLFDFSVYVDARIEDIEQWYVSRFLAMRAGAFSDPASHFHHYATLTDEQALFAARDIWQSINRPNLIENILPTRPRATLVLRKDADHSINRLRLRKL